From the genome of Cuculus canorus isolate bCucCan1 chromosome 13, bCucCan1.pri, whole genome shotgun sequence:
actgctgagaaaaacaaacacacaagcAGTAAACAACTGATGAACCCAGTGGCACACAGCTTGTGTACAAACACCGCACCACATCCATTCTTCAGCTCACACAGGAGCGCACTCATCCATCTCTGGGGCTGTTCGTGATGCAAGCTGTGATCCTGGGGCTGGACACTGCTGGTGGTTATTGCCCACTACTGACCGCAGCTCCTTGCTTTCCCAGCGTTTATCCTCTTGAGGATGGGCATAGAGGATGCTGAACACCAGTTGTATGATACTGCATGTACGTCTGTGATGGAGTAGAGGACTGCATTATTGCAGTGCAGCCTGATCCCAAAGTAGAACTGGGTTATGCCCGTTAGATACTTGAACATGACAGAAAATCAACGGTCATTTGACAGATCACCAAGTACTTTTCTTTGGAGCCACAGGTACTTAGGCTCAAGCAGTTTGAACAATCCTGttgtcctcctcttctctcccagaCATCAGAGGTCATACTGTGAGAAAGGAAGGGGAGCGGCCTTTAGCCTTGCTgtgtctctgcagcagctgtggtggaATCCTCCTTGTGCCACCGGTaggtgcaggagcaggctgaCCCTCTGCAGTGGGAGAATGTGAGTCAGGTGAGAGGGTGTCCTGCCTGAGAGTTGACAGCAGCTGGTGCAGGAGCTACAGCAGGGGAAGGCATTTTGTGGAGGAgtcagctgtggctgctgtctTCCTATGGGTGGCAACAGTCCCCTGTCTCTGCTGTGCAGCGGCTGTCCGTTGCTGTTGCCCTGCACTGCTGTCCCACCTCATTGCGGTACCACTGCAGGCTGAGCACTCTTACCCTGCTGGTGGCTGAAGGAGCTCCTTTAGTGTCACTCAGTCACACTTTGCAGCATGCTGCCTTTTCCCGTAGATCATTGTTTTCCACTCAGTATTAGCGATACCTTAAAACAGTCATCGGTTTGGACATCATCTTCAAAAGCAAGTGCATGGAGATGATTGAGGAGAGGTGGGTAGTTTGAGCACCCTCACTCCAGAGAAAAGAGATCGGGGAGGAATTTGTCTGTGTGTACACCCAGAGGGATGGTCTGAAGAAGGACAAGGATCAAGTACTCGTGTTGGTCAAGAGTCAGGCTGTTAATAGGTttaagctgcagaaagaaaactccagtctgaaaattaagaaaattatataaCTGGAGGAAAAGTTAGACAGTAGAACCTGTTGCCAAGACAGAGGTTGTGAAACTGGAGATATTCGAGGCTAGGCTAGACACCCGTCCATCAGGGATGGCCTTGGAATAACTGAGTAAAGCCAGTGAACAATGCAAACAGCTTGACTAGATGACCCAGTAAcagtctcttccaatccaaatatGTTCGAGAGGCTTCTGAAATGTGGTTGGCAGTGTGTCCCCTTCAGCACATTTGTGATGTGTTATTGCCAGCTGTACCATCGATACCTTATGCTAAAGCCAGTGATGTGCACAGTTGTAGCTGAACCCAGAATCtttaatagctttttctttccctaccAGGTTCACCCTGCCCTTAATCCATGTGAAGACCTGTTGGAAACACCTTGTAGAAACAGAACGGCTTTCAGTCTCCTTGTAAAGTCTGTGGTGCCCAAGAAGAGCCTGTCCAAATGAGCAAGACATCTCAACAGAACAGTGCTACCGAAGCCAACGGAGTAAGTGTGATTCACAGCCAAGCACACACCAGTGGTTTGCAGCAGGTTCCCCAGCTGGTGCCGGTTAGTCCTGGTGGCGGAGGCAAAGCTGTACCTCCCagcaaacagggaaagaaaaattcctttgtgGATAGAAACAGTGATGAGTATCGTCAGCGTAGGGAGCGAAACAACATGGCAGTGAAGAAGAGCCGgttaaaaagcaagcagaaagcaCAAGACACGCTGCAAAGAGTCAACCAGCTCAAGGAAGAAAACGAACGTTTAGAGGCAAAAATCAAGCTCCTGACCAAGGAGCTGAGCGTACTGAAAGACTTGTTCCTCGAGCACGCACACAATCTTGCAGACAATGTGCAACCTGTTGGCACCGAAACCACCACcacaaacccagaaaacaaTGGGCAGTAGACACTGTTGCAGCCTTACGAAACGAACTCCGGAGGCGCAGCTTGTCTGCAACACCTGTGCCGTAGCCAAGCAAAAACTCTGATCTATCATTTTGtggagattttcttctttttaggtTTAACACTGAGGATTTGA
Proteins encoded in this window:
- the CEBPG gene encoding CCAAT/enhancer-binding protein gamma, with the translated sequence MSKTSQQNSATEANGVSVIHSQAHTSGLQQVPQLVPVSPGGGGKAVPPSKQGKKNSFVDRNSDEYRQRRERNNMAVKKSRLKSKQKAQDTLQRVNQLKEENERLEAKIKLLTKELSVLKDLFLEHAHNLADNVQPVGTETTTTNPENNGQ